The genomic DNA gctcaattggttgaacatccaacttcagctcaggtcacgatctcgccatttgtgagtttgagccccacgtcagactcttgtgctgacagctcggagcctggagcgtgctttggattctgtgtctccggctctctctgtccctcccccactcgcactctgtttctctctcaaaaataaacatcaaaaaaaaaaaaagaagttttacaaaaaaggaaatatagcACACTAACTGAACAGTGAACAAAACTTAACACGTTAGCATGATAGTAACTTAGCTGGATTTTTCCTGAAATGTATTGTCAAGGATAGTGGTAAATAtaagaagaaacataaaagacTTGAAAAGTGGCTGTCTCTGGTAAAGTTAAGGGGTGAAGGGTGGGTAGGGGCAGGAAAACATGCTGTTTCATGTTATAACCTTTTAGCgctatttgcctttttaaactgTGTGCCTGTCGTATTCTGACTAGAAGTATTTCCCAAAGAAGTGTGATAAAGGCTAGGATAAAAGCTCCCAAAGGCAGGGGGCGGGACACTTGATAGCTCAGGACAAATTTACAGGGAAGAACCAGTGAACCCCACCCTGAAGGAAGGGGCGAGATCACGAAGGGCCTGCAGGTGACAGTAGGGACTTTGACTTAATTTAGACTTACTCCTCGACTCGAAGGGAAACCCGGTGAAGAGTTTCAAACACGGAGATGCAGAGGGAGACTACTCTGGATACACCATGGGAAAATGAGAGTAAAGCTAGACTGGAAACAGGGAACACTGGAAGCTGTAGCAGCCACTCAGGAGTCTGCATGGAGTGGCAGTGGGCAGGGAAACAGGCAGGTGCCAGAGCGGAACAAGAACTGAGAAGTGGTGATGGGTTACTGCGTGTTGGAGAGATCGACACAAGGATCTGCTTGGATAAACTCGATCAATTATTTGCTTGAGTCTGAAATCTAAAAATCATTATGAACTCAAACAGGGCTATTTACTAAAGATCGCAGGGAGGAATTTTCCAGATCACTGCATCTAGGAAGAAGTAGAGAGAAGAACTATACCTGCTTATAACTGTTCATAAAGCCAGAATTTTAAGCATAATAATTATCCTCAAAAGATACACGAAAAGAGCAGTGAAGGTATTGAAGTAGAAAAGCagcaaagaagaagagaaaaaaagagttacTCCTAAAGAAACAGGTTTAGAAGGCAGATACAAAAGgaagcatagggaatacagtaaATAGGTTTTCACCATACACAAGAAGAAATTAGTTCCCTAATGCCACATTTCTTTAAGTCcaaattttaaatactgtttatgtaaacccattttttttctttcatgagtaTTCGCAGTCTGTTgcttcaaaacaaaaattcagcatcctgaaaaaaatgtagaaaaccgGCAAACTATTAAACAAATCAcattttattggggcgcctgggtggctcagtcgattaagccttcggactcttggttcaggtcatgatctcacggttcgtgggttcgagcccttcattgggctctccACTCACAGCAcaaggcctgcttcagatcctctgtctctctttctctgcccctgccccactagTGCTAGTTCCctctcccaaaattaaataaatattaaaaaaattaaaaacaaaaccctatttTATCAAACCGTATGTTTACCTAGTATAGAAGTTCTGCCACTTGCTGGTGATTCTACCTCTTGTATAGCACTAAGTTCGTGTTGGTTCAAATCCAATCCACATTTAACTTTTGCTACAGGCGGCTTGGAGGATCTCCTGCCCAGCTCTTTGTCCAGATGCTTGCCTATCAAGTCAGAGACAAAGTTAGGCCTAGTACAGATCTGTTAACATATGACAAACTTTTCTTCAGCCAGAGGGTTGCGGGAGGTGAAAGCAAAGAGTAGCCAGCAGACAGTTAACAATAAAATGCAATTATCTTACCACTTTGCTGGGCACTACTTTCTGAAAGCAGCTGATTGTCATCGCAGTTGCTCCTAGTAACAGGCCTAATGTTTTCCTGATCATCTCCTGCTAGGTCTTGGGGAAGAGGAAGCCACTCtctgagcttctgactttgcATGTCATTTCCAACTGTGGGCTGACTTATCTGAAAAAGTGGACAATTGAGGGTGGGGATGACACAAGATGAGAGATCATGTGAAGAATTCATCAGATGTGTACTGCCCTTCTTAAATTAGAACctcaagcaaataaataattccatCACTCACACTGTTACAGCTTTGTACattaaaaaagatgagaaatgctTCTTATACAGAAACCATATTCCATTGAAAAGTACAATGTTGGACTTAAAACTCAGCTTCCACTGTATCTTTCATAAGACATTCTACTTGAGTACTCCCCCctgcttttctttccccattacttttccttaaaaagacCAGTAAATCCCTAGAACTCAAGtactcatgaactcatgaactcaacTCAAGCTTCTCTTGAACATCAAAGGATTTAAGGAATTCTATTTAGACTAAACCATAGATTTAGGAagtaaccttttaaaataaaatagacacctTCACACTCAGAATATACTCCTGTCTCCCCTACTGAGAACATGGATGTCTACGTGACCGTGGTAGAGTCTGCCCTCTAATTCAGTAACAGGCAGCAGTTCTAACTGTCCATCAGCCCTAAAATCATGCGGTAATATGATCACTTAAGGAAAAAGATGGTACTAATTTTGACTCATATACAATTGTCCACAAAGTGCTATACAGAAAGCACAAGACTTGCTATCTGCATAAAAGAAATTCTGCTATTCTGCAATTTAACCTTTTGGTAAGCTCAAAACCCTTTATGATAAAACTTCAAATGACAATCTACATTTTTAATGGTGTTTGTACTTGGCTATGTCAAACTACTGGCCGAAATCAGTTGGGATTCCAGTAACTATTAACCTCCGAAACACCATGCACGGTGGATCaattcttactttttaatttccacattgtttaaggtagaaaaataaagcagttaaGGTCAAACCACTTATTCTCAATAACTAAGAACTTATTCAGGCCtgagattaaaaaacatttagctTGTCTGAGTTGGGTTACGTCCATTATTTAATTTCTAGGCATTCAAGTTTAATTACATACCTGACTGTATTTAAAGAAATCCTTCAAAGTCTCTTGATGTTTCTGTATCTGCTGCTGCAGTGTCGTCTGTCTCTGTACAAGCAACTCTTCTTGGGCTTTTTGGCTGTGATGCAGAATTTGCTTTTGTAGATCCAACTGCTTCTGAAATTCCAGGTTATTTTGCCGAGTTAAGACAGGTGGTGAAAAACTCAAAAGcctatcttgaaatctggggaTCACAGAATTGCTGGAGGGAGCTGCACGTTCATTCTTAGAGGAATACAATCCACAACTGTTTTTAGATTTAACTTCAGCAAAAGGCAGCGGAATAAATGAATGCTCTCTTTTGTGAGCTGAAAACAAAGAGGGAAGAGCATGCTCAGAAGACTCACTTTCAATccactgtgtgtgtttgtttaataGAAGTTCTTCCTGGACTTTCTCATTAGAAAGCACCACTTCCCTTTGTAAGTCCAACTGTGCTGTCGAAATGTCTTGCTGAGGCAGAACGGGCTGTGATAAACTCGAAGGTCTGTCCTGTGATGTTGAGATTTCAGGGTGACTTACAGGAACAGTACTGTTACATCTGGGTACAAAAGGCTTTTGGATTCTTTCACAATCAGCAACAGGCGGTGCTACCTGGGATAAGGGTGAAGAGCCAGTCTGCTCAGATGAGACCTTTTTCTCCAGTTTACTTAGTCTTTGCAAAAGTAATTCTTCTTGGACTTCCTGTCTAGATCGAATGGATCTCCTCTGTATATCTAACTGCTGCTGAAGTGCCTTCAAATCACCCTGGTGAGGTTGGATAAAATGCTCAGCAGGTAACTTTTCCTCAAATTTATACTGTCTGGGCAAAACCaattctttctgggttttcttgcTGCACGGAAGGGGATTTCCGTGTGCAGACAAGTGTTCTTGTTGAAGTGCAATCAGGTGATCTGGCTGGGTTAAAACAGGTTGTGATAAATCTAAAAGCCTGTCAGGCAATCTTGGTATCTCCAAATTATCACTCTTAGCTGAACAAGGTTCCTGGACTCTTCGAGATTCACTAAGGGGTAATGAAGCAAATGAATGCTGTGCAactggggggaaggaagaggcgCCAACCTGTTCAGGAGATATTCTTTCCTTCCACTCACTCTGTTTATGCAAAAGTAATTCTTCCTGAGCTTCCTGTCTAGATTGAATGATAGCTTCTCTCTGCATAGCTAACCTTTCTCCAAGAGCCTTCAAATTATCTTGTTGAGGCTGGATAAGTTGTGATATCCTCAAAAGCCTATCCTGCAACTGTGGGATCCGAGAATGGCTTGAAAGAATTTTAGTATCACTCTCTGTTGAAAGGGCTTCCTGGGTTGTACCAGATTCAGCAGAAGGTAATGAGGTAAATGAAGGCTGTCCTAACTGGGGCAGGAATGAGGAGTCGGTCTGTTCAGAAGATAGATTCCCTTGGGTTTTCTGGCTAAAATGAAGGGCCTCCTTCCCTGGGCCTAGCCATTTGTGGTGTTCCTCCAAATCATCCTGTAGAGGTAGTATATGTTGTGGAAACCTCAGAAGTCTTTCCTGAACTCTCAGGATCTTAGAATGGCTTACAGGAACTGTACTATCACTCTGGACTGACATAAACTCCTGCACTCTTTCAGACTCCGCTACCTGGGACAGGGATAAAGAGGTGCCAGTCTGTTCAGAAGAAACCGTTGTTTCTAATTCACTTTGTTTGTGTACAAATTCCTGGGTTTCTTGTTTAGCACCAAGTATCACCCTCTGCACGTGTAACTGTTCTTGACGTGCTGTCAAATTTTCCCACTGTGGCAAACTACGAGGCTGGTCCTGAAATGCTGGGAGTACCACGTCACTTGAAGGAACGGTACTCTCCTTCTCAGATAAAGAAATTCTTCTAGGCTCAGCTTTAGCAGAAGGTTGTGAAGCAACTGAACACTGAGCAACCACTGGTGGGAATAAAGAACTCATCTGCCCAGATGTACTGTCTCCCAAATCCCTTGGTCTCTGCAAAAGCAACTCTGCCTGGGCTTCAGGCATCGCCTGAAGAGCGCCCTTCTGTGCCGTCGGCTGTTCTGGGAGCAGCTTCATACTATCATGCAAAGGTAGGAACTGCTGTAGGAAACTCAAAGACCCATCCCGAGATTGCTGGATTTCAGGCTGGCTTGAGAGAAGTCCCTTCTCGCTCTCAGATGAATACTGCTCCTGTATTTTTCCAGAATGAGTGCCGGCAGAAGGTTGCAAAGCCAATGTATGCTGAGCCACCTgagatgggagagaggggagtTCAGTCTGTTCAGACCATATTCTTCCATCCACTTCACTCTGTTTATGTACACATAATACTTCCTGGGCTTCTCGCCTAGCCTGTTGGCTGTCCCTCTGAATATTTAACTGTTCttggagaaatttaaaattatcttgCTGTGATAAGACAGGCTGTGAAAAACTCAAAAGCCTATCCTGAAGTCGTGGGACCCCAAGATGGCCTGAGGAAACTGCAGTATCATCTCTGACTGGAAAAGATTCCTGGATTCTCCCTGATTCAGCTCTGGCAGAAGGCAGTGTAGCAAATGAATCCAGAGGTACTAATGGAAGGGATATCGAGAGGCCAGTTTGTCCTTCCAATTCTTTTCGTTTGTGCAAAAGCAATTGTTCTTGAGCTTCCTGTCTTGACCGAAGAATTTCCTTCTGTCGGTCTAACTGTTCTTGGAGAGCCTTCAAATTACCCTGCTGGGCTGTGATATTCTCTGAGGATGGCAAAGACTTATCCTGTATTTGGCTGATTACAGAAGGACTTACAGGAACTGTACTTTTGCTTACAGTTGGAAAGGGTTCCTGGATTTTTCCAGATTCCACTGTAGCAGGCAGAGAACTAAAAGCACGCTCAGCTGCCAGTGGTTGGAATGAAGAATGTTCAGTTAGCTTAGAGGGTATATGTTCATTGTTCTCTGAGAATCTTTGCTGGGAGTCTAAAGTTTGAGAAGTTGTTGCCGTAGATGTTTCAGCTATTTCTCTAGGATCGTGTAATATCAGCGGTCTATCATATGACAAAGGCTTTGGAAGTGTATGAGAATCTTTATGAGGCAATTTATAGTCTCCCTGTTGTACTTCACTCTGTAAGAATTGCTTAGGCTGTTCCTCTGACTCCAGAGACTGCTTGGCTAAAACATCTGAACTCAACTTGGGTCTCTGACCTTGGTCCCAATGCTCTGATATAACAGTGGGTCTTTCAGATTTCTGTGGTGGTACTGTTACAACAGAATCAGATACCAACGAAGTGGCTAACACGGGTGGGTACTTTGCTTTTAACATAGTCTGATATTCGAGTAATCGTTTCCTGGCTATTTCCACAGACTGTCTGTGAAAcctaccaaaaacaaacacaaaaaacaaacattgttcTTTCTTGAGGAAAACATGCCCTATATTCCCAAGTGTTCAATTAACCCAAGTATTAAATTCAACCAACAGCAATTCAGGGTTGGCTATTATgacaaaaaaggaacaacattCATATTGACCTCTGAGAAACCTCTACGTTGTAGTTCCAAGAGAATCCCGATTAGATCTTCATATAAACCAAATAATAAATCCTGCAGATGCAGCCACACACTATCACAAGAAACCGTACCCTAGCTAATACCTGTTTTGCTGTAAAAGCTGATGTTGATAGTTACGAATCATCTGCCTGTGATTATCTTCATCAGATTTGACGGCGCGTGATGCTGGAGCAGTGCTGACCTAATGAAAGACAAAGCTACTAGTTGAAAGGGAAATCTAGAAACAAGTACTAAAGTATTTTACATAAACTGAAGTTCGGTGACTGTAAACTTTCACATAGctttatttttcatacaaaaGACTGGCACTTCCATTATGAAGAATTGAAGTAACCCACCATTCTCCTTTAGTGCCAAGCCCAAGAGCTCAATGTACACGTTACATATAAATCATGGTCATATACGATGGCACCCTCTAGAAACTGAAAGGTGAAAGCCATCAGGTTTGTGTAAGTATAcctatatctacacacacacacacacacacatacagcactaaaagaaaaaaaattaccaaataagattaaaaatgcatttcactTTCCCGAATGCTAAGATTGCTCATATTTTCTTATCCCTCAACAATTTATGTAGGGATGAGATTTCCTGCATCTTACCCCAGTCTgttgagttctttttcttttttcttcttccagctgAGCCCTGAAGCAATCAGTTTCTAATCGTAACTTCTGTTGTTCAATTTGTTCAAGTAATTCCAACTGCTTTTGCTTCTGCTCTTCGATTTCCATGATCTAAGTAACAAAAATACTACTGATCTATTAACGACAAACTCAACAAAAGTTTACCTGCATTACATTGAAAGGAAACCGATCTCATCACCAAGAGTACCAGCTGTCGAGAAGAAAGTGGTAATGTTTTATCTCTTATTGCCACTGTTTTATCTGTTATGATGCTCGACCAAATTCTGTGCTCGCACCTTTAATTTTCCAGTGTTCTCAGTAAGAAAAATGACTAGAGAAATTAAATACTAAGGCCTCACAAATAATTTGATTTCTTAGGCCCACCCATGAAGGGGTGCAGTTAACTAGAGGCCAAATAAAACATGAGCaacattctgtgtcttttctgtCAGGTGTGAAACAGATGAAGACAATGGCAGAGGGGTAACACATAAATTCTAATAATTACACcaacacaccaacacacacacacagatccaaGTAATTAGAACATGCCAGAAGAACCTCGAGCTTCTTGAGGACGGGACTAGTGTGACTGGTTGCCTGCTAAAGAGGGCATCTCGTACAGTCCCTAGAACACACATAACagataaatacttactgaacaaGTAGAGCAAGGAATGAATGTGAAGTTTTATCAAGAGGAACACTTCCACTAGAGATAATGAAGAATGAtctggttttgaaaataaaaaatgtctcaaTCTGGTATTTTACCTATTCCTGATCAGGCAGTAGTGGCTACGGCCGAGTTCTTGTCTtcaccttcctttctttccctcactcATAGGAGCCACTGAATTTGGACCGTTTATATTTCAGTAGTACCTCTAGAAGTACACTGGCTACATGTgactattaaaatgtaaatgaattaaaattaaataaaacttaaaaatcagtTCCGCAGTGGCGACAGTCACATGCCAAGCACTCAACAGCCCATGTAGCAGGTACCATACTGGACACAGATATGGAACGTTTCCACAGCAGAGAAAGCTCTATTGGACACTATTGCTTTAGAATATTGATTAGAAAACACTTATCTGAGAAGAAATACTGGCTCATAGCATTCTCACTCCCcaactgtatttatataaaaaactATGAGTATAAACTGACTTAGTAACAACTAACCACCTTCAAGGtaatttgtgttaaaaaaaaaaaaaatcttttattaaagCTGATGGGACCAAAATTATAGTTAAGGAGGTTGaatttacaatttttcttctgaaaaagagTATTTCAGAAAAACTTTTGAGATTTATAAAGCCTAGCTGAGTATCTAATATTATGACAGGGACTCATTTATTCAACGAACACTTATGGAGCACTTACTATTATGTATAAGGCATTGAACCAGAAACGATGTAaaatgaattgaatttttaaaaaagacagtctctgtctttaaagaaaaatggtaagttttacaGGGAAAATAAGATACATACAAAAGtattaaatacaaaacaatgTAGTAAGGGTTAAATGAATAGTTTATAAGCAGAGATGAAGTCCTTTCTAACAAGGTAGAAGAAACAGTATCAAAAGTAGCCAGATAGTAAGACAAATTTCATTGATCAAACAAAATTATGGTACCTAGCCGAAGAAAGAACCTCTACAAATAAAAAGTTCAGATTACCTGTTTCTGCCTTGCTGCCTTTCTAATTCTGGCTGCTTCTTCTTGAGGATGAAGTAGAACCGAACTCTGAGCTACAGTTGTGATGGGCTGAGTCTCATTTATTTCTAGGAGAATccccaaaacaaaaattagtttCAATAATTTAGAATTTTGACACCAGTattattctctttattcatttgtcacaTATGTAATTGTATTAGACAAAGAATGTTAAGCAAGCTTAATCTGAGAATGTGATAAAAATACCTTGTTCCTTTTCATAGTCTGTATCCAATGAAAGTGGTTTCTCTTCGCTACTAAGTGGTCCAGAGTCAACTGTTAAAGTATCACTTCCAGCAACTGTAAGGATACATTATTATGAATGTATTATCACTGTCAAGCTTAAATctgaacaaagtaaaacaaaaaaacaaaaaaaaaaaaaaaacaaaaaaaacccaacttgcATTCAGATTAACAATTCAATTTTGGTTCATCTATATGTCTTATTTAGTTAAGATCCAGTCATGTTCCAGATGACCACATATTTTATCCATTAAACTTGAGCCTAATAAAAGAAGACTGATGGGAGATGAAAATTgtgaaccaaaaggaaaaaatgaagaattggTTAAAAAGGTGTACTGATAGTCCAAACacaagagaaaagcataaaagagTAGAATAAGCAAGGtaccaaagtttaaaaaagagaagcttaaggaaagtccatttttatttttatttaaagtttgagagagagtgcaaatggggaagaggcaaagagaggaggagaaaaggaatctccagcaggctctatgccaccagcacagagcccaaagaggggttcgatcccacaaactgtgagatcaggacctgagctgaaacccagagtcagacgcttaactgactgagccacccaagtaccctcCTTGACATTCTTAGATATCAGGATTTTGGTTATTTATGAAATCAGAGCAGAGAAGGAAGTTAAATCAGTTTTTCTGATCATATCAGGGGAGCCAGGAACGCCGCATcaagcactcattcattcactcactcgcTCATTTATTCAGTGCCTACTTATGTGCTGcatgctggggacacagtggcACGTTTTAAAAAGGTGGACAGGAGGCTTTACAGGCAAGTGGGCAGACAGAAACATTACATATTCACCTTTCATCttcagaaaaaattataaaactagaaACTGGTAGGTGCTATGTAAGAGAAATAAAGGATTATATAATAGAGTACCATAAGCGAATCTGAATTGGGCTAGGGGCTCAGATGAGATTTGTCTTAGGAAATGACACTTAGGCAGACATCTGAGAGGTAAGGAGGAATCAGCTGGGTAGAGAATGTGGGGATGTCTAAGAATGAATATAAGGTGTAGTCGGAcaagggggagaaagaagcaAGATGAAGCTGGAGAAAGCCCACTCATACAGGGCCTTTCAAGAAATTAGCTTGGTTCTGACTGAAGATGAATCCCCCTTTTACTGAATTCCGAAATCACATTCTCTCCTACTTGGTTGGCCAGTCCTTTTTACTGCTTTGCTGTCTGCCCTTCTTTAGTTATCTGCTAAATGCTGGAGTCCCTCAAATGGTCTCCTAGGTCCTCTTCTCACCAAATTCTTTCCCCTGAAAGAGTTCCCATGGCTTTAAACATCATATATACATCTGACTTTCCAAACTTACCTCTCTTGCTTTAAGCTACtcaattatttcaacaaatactaacagcatttttttaTGTACAAGGCACTTGTCTAAGCCTTGgggatacagcaatgaacaaaaccaaGTTCCTACCCTCAATGGAGGTTATACCAGGATTGGAGGACGTGCAGGGTGGACAGAGTGTCAAGGCAAGAAGCAAATAAGCCAAGAAAGTAAATTTATGGTCTAGGAGATGCTGGTAACAGCTATGGAGAGAAAGCAGGGTAGAGGGGATAGGGAGTGAAGGGTAAGGGGAATGCGGGAGAGGAGTAACTTGCCATTTTGTATAGAGTCAACAGAGAAGGCCTTTCTGAGAAAGCCAGGTCTCAGCAAGTATCTGAAGGAAGAGTAAGGCACAGAAATATCCAAGAGCATCCCAGCCAAGAAGACCAGCAATCTGCAAAGACCACGTGAGTCATGTCTGCTGTGTGCACGGAACAGCCAGGAAGACAGTGCGTATGGTGAGTGGTTCAGGAGGGAGGTGTGGCTGGAAAGGAAGTCAAGAGGAAGTAGGGCGAGAGAGGTGGTGGGAGAGAGGTGCATGCGCGAGCAGATTATGCAAGGCTTTGATGCCACTACAAACACGTTGGTTTTAACTGCACGAATTGGGTAGTTGTTGGAGGGCCTCCCCGAGAGGAATGACACGAGGTGATTTGTGTTTTAACAGGATGACTCTGGGATTACACCATAACAGGAAGGTACAAAATCTGAAGACAGAAGACGGTTAGCAGGCTAGTGCAAGAATCCGCACTGGACAAGAAATTTAGCTTAAACTAGGGCAGTaggtggtgagaagtggtggCACTGTGGACAGGTTTTGAGAGTGAGACTAAAAAGATCTGTGACGATTTGGTTGTACTATATAAAAAAGGGAACCAGAAGGACAGGCTTTTTGGCTTCGGCAAGAAAACTTTATTGCCACTTACTGAAATGTGGACGAGTGTAGGAAAAGCAGGTGGTTATTAGAGGGGATATTAagagttcagttttggaaaagTTTATGGCGATTACCCAGGAAGATGTCAAATAAGATATTTAAGTAAATGAGTGGGGTTCCAAGGAGAGGTCAAGGCTAGAAACACACACTTCGACGATGGTAAGATAAAGTCATGACACTGGCGTTTAGGGAGTGTGAAAAGATTTGAGAAACAAGCTCGGGGCAAGGACTCGTGGTTGTAGAGATGAGAAGAGCAGCAAAGGAAATTATGAAGGAGGAGCCAGTAAGGTAAGAAGACCAAGAGAAGGTGGTGTCAAGAGGTCAAGTGAAGAAACTATTTCCAGAAGGTTTCCTGTTGTactcaggataaaatccaaaatctaGACATGAGCTATAAGTCACTTGGTTCAGAAGCTTGGTAGCAAAATATTTCCATACAAATccaatcacattaaaaaaaaatacatagaagataaagctctaaggaaaaaaacaaatcaaagaggAGTTATGTCATCACGATTCATTTGTTAGTCTGTAACTTCAGACGCTGTTGTGCTTGACTTTTGTAACTTctggaaatgtatttaaaataacctttttgtCTACCTAAAAACCCCCTAAATTCTTGAAGAGTAACAAAGAAGCCAAATctctggtgggaatgtgaaataaaCACGTGACGCAATATAGTCAAAAGCTGTTAACATGTTCATATTCTTTGATTCAGGAATTCAAGAGTTGTCCCTAAGGAAATAAAGATGTGGGCAAAGACT from Panthera tigris isolate Pti1 chromosome D1, P.tigris_Pti1_mat1.1, whole genome shotgun sequence includes the following:
- the CEP295 gene encoding centrosomal protein of 295 kDa isoform X4; the protein is MKELKQLQQDDLARRRQTVAQMPPQLVELAYKRSEMKEDRQRELEFAFEDLYDADRKVKGNLILRLEPEPLPTVTDPIQDEELDLSMEQENLAETENIPVTEAEIICSSEADASLSMKTHQVPSKILFKKLLNKIRSQKSLWTIQSTSEDENEVITTASETESKAPTVESGAIADEDRILSSGQEQVAGSDTLTVDSGPLSSEEKPLSLDTDYEKEQEINETQPITTVAQSSVLLHPQEEAARIRKAARQKQIMEIEEQKQKQLELLEQIEQQKLRLETDCFRAQLEEEKRKRTQQTGVSTAPASRAVKSDEDNHRQMIRNYQHQLLQQNRFHRQSVEIARKRLLEYQTMLKAKYPPVLATSLVSDSVVTVPPQKSERPTVISEHWDQGQRPKLSSDVLAKQSLESEEQPKQFLQSEVQQGDYKLPHKDSHTLPKPLSYDRPLILHDPREIAETSTATTSQTLDSQQRFSENNEHIPSKLTEHSSFQPLAAERAFSSLPATVESGKIQEPFPTVSKSTVPVSPSVISQIQDKSLPSSENITAQQGNLKALQEQLDRQKEILRSRQEAQEQLLLHKRKELEGQTGLSISLPLVPLDSFATLPSARAESGRIQESFPVRDDTAVSSGHLGVPRLQDRLLSFSQPVLSQQDNFKFLQEQLNIQRDSQQARREAQEVLCVHKQSEVDGRIWSEQTELPSLPSQVAQHTLALQPSAGTHSGKIQEQYSSESEKGLLSSQPEIQQSRDGSLSFLQQFLPLHDSMKLLPEQPTAQKGALQAMPEAQAELLLQRPRDLGDSTSGQMSSLFPPVVAQCSVASQPSAKAEPRRISLSEKESTVPSSDVVLPAFQDQPRSLPQWENLTARQEQLHVQRVILGAKQETQEFVHKQSELETTVSSEQTGTSLSLSQVAESERVQEFMSVQSDSTVPVSHSKILRVQERLLRFPQHILPLQDDLEEHHKWLGPGKEALHFSQKTQGNLSSEQTDSSFLPQLGQPSFTSLPSAESGTTQEALSTESDTKILSSHSRIPQLQDRLLRISQLIQPQQDNLKALGERLAMQREAIIQSRQEAQEELLLHKQSEWKERISPEQVGASSFPPVAQHSFASLPLSESRRVQEPCSAKSDNLEIPRLPDRLLDLSQPVLTQPDHLIALQQEHLSAHGNPLPCSKKTQKELVLPRQYKFEEKLPAEHFIQPHQGDLKALQQQLDIQRRSIRSRQEVQEELLLQRLSKLEKKVSSEQTGSSPLSQVAPPVADCERIQKPFVPRCNSTVPVSHPEISTSQDRPSSLSQPVLPQQDISTAQLDLQREVVLSNEKVQEELLLNKHTQWIESESSEHALPSLFSAHKREHSFIPLPFAEVKSKNSCGLYSSKNERAAPSSNSVIPRFQDRLLSFSPPVLTRQNNLEFQKQLDLQKQILHHSQKAQEELLVQRQTTLQQQIQKHQETLKDFFKYSQISQPTVGNDMQSQKLREWLPLPQDLAGDDQENIRPVTRSNCDDNQLLSESSAQQSGKHLDKELGRRSSKPPVAKVKCGLDLNQHELSAIQEVESPASGRTSILDSCQDRDPLRVSISREQSFFGSPLDCEPFGCLYPVAQENVCGANSSEAVKVKEAVTENDAILSYAVEEEHTYLSPPVKPHNAETEEIYHEPLSSITVSTGSFLSYENTDLSLTDAGSFSEHASDHREQEPTTAKEEETNVLSSVVPASQVSYQRQDPGEVHKPVLPAVEKFTSGQTHFQQMMEKHINEANLMTEKTDLRVDLDFPELEHTFPNLHHQLFKPLEPHPDFDMLSSYSGISQDSRDFYQNSDSSWESHRTTVSSKSTASFTALRTSLNPSNTSPNQQPDPHLAHAAAQIFATENITEGSEQSFQQLLPEFSSQEGSQHVDLPSIFSIEARGSFQSMENQNYSAQTELQNRKKSVPFQLSVGNLQNSGFRSSDEANVFHHLNLQHSTPCGSTSSECSIKAQPEGREETLGSEKLSERGIDTMLQSQGLNGDKKETCGVLNINSEVEEIDSQLCLRTVGMGTSVQAPYSVQNEKYFENSAKAETPEILRNLSQLAQSELFLSSGSLQSSIPMWLTESGHGIMEEPELTLVSTSDISIAEMEFANLTLEEKKENEAKSSFQVNEFVPLTSEKETSDHPVGSEHCVEEPVAASAETLPKFTAVPGSLQEAFVKRKKSFIERSSQRQKEIKNKIYLSEKSQIKTAKEKPTGSSVSRLKGVNKVRVSLPEDRKTAQTLMRQRALRLYNQLAEVKQQREEKAKQDAYAQNRARAKEFHKVSEAPYNLSRSRALQLLI